A genome region from Proteus vulgaris includes the following:
- the tus gene encoding DNA replication terminus site-binding protein has product MNKYNLIEQFNRCFKLLEAEIETLSTSLRTLTLLPSVVFELPDVSKEEEHDEVTYVTVSPSYNEDALDLSLKLIANLFIYDNAPHISSKRAIRLPGVLCFSTDNHTFKSVKKQIEQINLLKKQLSNIVTKESGISKEERFDFVHNQLKGLITLNAYRTLTLLSDPDTVRFGWANKNIIKNLTRNDVLSQLEKSREANRAVPPYTREQWAERLDKEIITLSQLPENAKLKIKRPVKVQPIARVWYSEQQKQVQYACPLPLFAFYIDKESDFKPVIGELPDYDADNIQIRHRPKAKKLQLIIPRMHLYLEK; this is encoded by the coding sequence GTGAACAAGTATAATTTAATCGAGCAATTTAACCGTTGCTTTAAACTGTTAGAAGCAGAAATTGAAACGTTATCGACTTCGCTTAGAACGTTAACTTTACTGCCATCTGTTGTATTTGAATTACCTGATGTAAGTAAAGAAGAAGAACACGATGAAGTAACTTACGTTACAGTGTCACCAAGTTACAACGAAGATGCGCTGGATCTTTCCTTAAAACTTATAGCCAACTTGTTTATTTATGACAATGCCCCACACATCAGTAGTAAACGTGCTATTCGTTTACCCGGTGTACTCTGCTTTAGTACGGATAACCACACATTTAAGTCTGTAAAAAAACAAATTGAGCAAATAAATTTATTGAAAAAACAGCTTTCCAATATTGTCACTAAAGAGTCAGGTATATCAAAGGAAGAACGGTTTGATTTCGTCCACAACCAATTAAAAGGCTTAATTACACTCAATGCTTATCGTACCCTCACCCTACTGTCTGATCCAGATACAGTACGTTTTGGTTGGGCTAATAAGAATATTATTAAAAATCTAACGCGTAACGATGTTCTGTCTCAATTAGAAAAAAGTCGTGAAGCCAATCGTGCTGTCCCTCCCTATACCCGTGAACAATGGGCTGAACGTCTCGATAAAGAGATCATCACGCTTTCTCAGTTACCTGAAAATGCAAAATTAAAAATAAAGCGCCCTGTCAAAGTACAACCTATTGCACGTGTTTGGTATTCAGAACAACAAAAGCAAGTGCAATATGCGTGCCCCTTGCCTTTATTCGCTTTCTATATTGATAAAGAAAGCGACTTTAAACCAGTTATAGGCGAACTTCCTGATTATGATGCCGACAACATTCAAATTCGCCATCGCCCTAAAGCTAAAAAGCTACAATTAATTATTCCAAGAATGCATTTGTATCTTGAAAAATAG